A single Streptomyces sp. Edi2 DNA region contains:
- a CDS encoding glycosyltransferase family 4 protein: protein MHISFLIHNAYGIGGTIRTTFNLARTLAEQHDVEIVSVLRHRDDPVFDLGPRVALRHLVDLRENSPAYEGADPAHARPARIFPAAENRSGQYSELTDGRIAQHLRRMETDVVVGTRPGLNVHIAKQARRGPVRIGQEHLTLDTHSRALKLALRSAYPRLDAVTTVTEADARAYRRTLRLPGVRVESVPNSVPASALAPADGSGKWVVAAGRLTRVKRYDVLIRAFAHVAAERPDWRLRIYGGGAEKAALRALIDELGLYNHVFLMGPANPLEPEWAKGSIAAVSSSLESFGMTIVEAMRCGLPVVATNCPHGPGEIIDDGVDGKLVPVGNPEALAGSLLTLINDDAARKRMGGAALVSSARFDPATVAGRYEELFGELLARRRGHRLHGSLHRARGALLGGAYATKDAARAAMRGVRTV, encoded by the coding sequence ATGCACATCTCATTCCTGATTCACAATGCCTACGGCATCGGGGGGACGATCCGGACGACGTTCAACCTCGCGCGTACGCTCGCCGAGCAGCACGACGTCGAGATCGTGTCCGTACTGCGCCACCGCGACGACCCGGTCTTCGACCTCGGCCCCCGGGTCGCGCTGCGGCACCTCGTGGACCTCAGGGAGAACAGCCCCGCCTACGAGGGCGCGGACCCCGCGCACGCCCGCCCCGCCAGGATATTTCCCGCCGCCGAGAACCGGTCCGGCCAGTACAGCGAGCTCACCGACGGCCGGATAGCCCAGCATCTGCGCCGGATGGAGACGGACGTGGTGGTCGGCACCCGGCCCGGCCTCAATGTGCACATCGCCAAGCAGGCGCGCCGCGGCCCGGTCCGGATAGGCCAGGAGCACCTGACCCTGGACACCCACAGCCGGGCGCTCAAACTCGCGCTGCGCAGCGCCTATCCGCGCCTCGACGCGGTCACCACCGTCACCGAGGCCGATGCCCGTGCCTACCGCCGCACGCTGCGGCTGCCCGGTGTGCGGGTCGAGTCGGTGCCCAACAGCGTGCCGGCGTCCGCTCTTGCGCCCGCCGACGGCAGCGGCAAGTGGGTCGTCGCGGCCGGCCGGCTCACTCGCGTCAAGCGTTATGACGTCCTCATCCGCGCCTTCGCCCACGTCGCCGCCGAGCGCCCCGACTGGCGGCTGCGGATATACGGCGGCGGCGCCGAGAAGGCCGCGCTGCGCGCCCTGATCGACGAACTCGGCCTGTACAACCACGTCTTCCTGATGGGCCCGGCCAACCCCCTCGAGCCCGAGTGGGCCAAGGGCTCGATCGCGGCGGTCTCCTCCAGTCTGGAGTCCTTCGGGATGACCATCGTCGAGGCCATGCGCTGCGGTCTGCCGGTCGTCGCCACCAACTGCCCGCACGGTCCCGGCGAGATCATCGACGACGGGGTGGACGGCAAGCTGGTGCCGGTCGGCAATCCCGAGGCGCTGGCCGGCTCGCTGCTCACGCTGATCAACGACGACGCCGCCCGCAAGCGGATGGGCGGGGCCGCGCTGGTCTCGTCGGCCCGCTTCGACCCCGCCACGGTCGCCGGACGCTATGAAGAGCTCTTCGGTGAACTGCTCGCCCGCAGGCGGGGCCACCGGCTGCACGGCAGCCTGCACCGCGCCCGGGGAGCCCTGCTCGGCGGCGCATACGCCACCAAGGATGCGGCCCGCGCCGCGATGAGAGGGGTGCGGACGGTATGA
- a CDS encoding glycosyltransferase family 39 protein produces the protein MNDLASAAVPGRPVCDVPAARATLRRAAPALAAFAAVRLLGLVVLGVWSTANGKDWHTLLAGRWDALWYTRVAEQGYGYTVQLQNGAVHSDLAFFPLLPALERGLSALVPLSPADAGLVVSWLASPAAAWALYATGERLHGHRAGVALAALWAAVPVGIVQSMAYSESLFTALAAWALYAVLTGRWVWAGALASLAGLTRPVGAAVVAAVWVTAAVTLWRQRSGGVRGRSALRAQPGLLPGVLLAPLGWCGYFLWVAARQGSFTGYLDVQAGWGNGFDGGIAFGAFIGDQLSGPSFAAGLGLLLGVGLVIWLYLRGVRQGQPLPLAVYGGTVLLLALTAKGYFGSKPRLMLPAYPLLLPLAAGLARRHPVRSWLVVGLVAAASAAYGAFWLNGSGPP, from the coding sequence ATGAACGATCTTGCCTCCGCGGCCGTTCCCGGCCGGCCCGTGTGCGACGTGCCCGCCGCACGGGCCACGCTGCGCCGGGCCGCGCCCGCGCTGGCTGCCTTCGCGGCGGTCCGGCTGCTGGGGCTCGTCGTCCTCGGGGTCTGGTCCACGGCCAACGGCAAGGACTGGCACACGCTGCTGGCCGGCCGCTGGGATGCGCTCTGGTACACCCGGGTCGCCGAGCAGGGCTACGGCTACACCGTGCAGCTGCAGAACGGCGCTGTGCACTCCGACCTGGCGTTCTTCCCGCTGCTGCCGGCTCTGGAGCGGGGGCTGTCCGCCCTTGTGCCGCTGTCGCCCGCCGACGCCGGGCTGGTGGTGTCCTGGCTGGCTTCGCCGGCCGCCGCCTGGGCGCTGTACGCGACCGGCGAGCGGCTGCACGGGCACCGGGCCGGGGTTGCCCTGGCGGCGCTGTGGGCCGCGGTGCCGGTCGGGATCGTGCAGTCGATGGCGTACTCGGAGTCGCTGTTCACCGCGCTCGCGGCCTGGGCCCTGTATGCCGTGCTGACCGGGCGCTGGGTGTGGGCGGGGGCGCTGGCCTCGCTGGCCGGGCTGACCCGGCCGGTGGGTGCGGCGGTGGTCGCGGCGGTGTGGGTCACCGCGGCGGTGACGCTGTGGCGGCAGCGCTCCGGCGGCGTACGGGGGCGCTCGGCGCTGCGCGCGCAGCCGGGCCTGCTGCCCGGTGTGCTGCTCGCCCCGCTCGGCTGGTGCGGCTACTTCCTGTGGGTGGCGGCGCGGCAGGGCTCGTTCACCGGCTATCTGGACGTCCAGGCGGGCTGGGGCAACGGCTTCGACGGGGGAATCGCCTTCGGTGCCTTCATCGGGGACCAGCTGTCGGGGCCCTCGTTCGCGGCCGGACTCGGGCTGCTCCTCGGCGTCGGGCTGGTGATCTGGCTGTATCTGCGCGGCGTACGGCAGGGCCAGCCGCTGCCGCTGGCGGTCTACGGCGGCACGGTGCTGCTGCTCGCACTGACCGCCAAGGGCTACTTCGGGTCCAAGCCGCGGCTGATGCTGCCGGCCTATCCGCTGCTGCTGCCCCTGGCGGCCGGGCTCGCGCGCCGGCACCCGGTCCGGTCCTGGCTGGTCGTCGGCCTGGTGGCGGCCGCCTCCGCGGCGTACGGGGCGTTCTGGCTGAACGGTTCGGGCCCGCCGTGA
- a CDS encoding phosphatase PAP2 family protein, which translates to MRTDDKLDQMEEQRPTDRVRPPSMTRTRLWLFWGTLAVYLAIVAGVLVTSWLVTFDWQVMFFRPYKQWPEIHAFLDYFVVLGQRGPTAVAVAAWLGWRCWRQRNLHPLLVLGASLLLLNLTVGAAKLGMGRLGPHYATVVGANEMGLGGDIFPSGHTANAVVTWGVLAYLATTSLRRRTLSVIAALGALGVGMTTVYLGTHWVSDVLLGWAAGLLVLLAMPWLEPGITWFEDRLMGILLRLWLRLRPDSLRGPLPVGSLAPGVSRQRIASDGEVLVRETISAGTGGRSAAHNPDAWPHHASRPYTIRSERAPVTPAGSRRPPHADRSRTTPLSPISGRGRNANG; encoded by the coding sequence GTGCGTACCGATGACAAGCTCGACCAGATGGAGGAGCAGCGCCCGACCGATCGCGTCCGGCCGCCCAGCATGACCCGGACCCGCCTGTGGCTGTTCTGGGGAACGCTGGCGGTATACCTCGCGATCGTGGCCGGGGTGCTGGTCACCTCCTGGCTGGTCACGTTCGACTGGCAAGTCATGTTCTTCAGGCCCTACAAGCAGTGGCCGGAGATCCATGCCTTCCTCGACTACTTCGTTGTACTGGGGCAGCGCGGACCGACCGCGGTGGCGGTGGCGGCATGGCTGGGCTGGCGCTGCTGGCGCCAGCGCAACCTCCACCCGCTGCTGGTGCTCGGCGCCTCGCTGCTGCTGCTGAACCTCACCGTGGGCGCCGCCAAGCTCGGCATGGGGCGGCTCGGCCCGCACTACGCGACCGTGGTCGGCGCCAACGAGATGGGGCTCGGGGGCGACATATTCCCCTCGGGTCACACCGCGAACGCCGTGGTCACCTGGGGTGTGCTGGCCTACCTGGCGACCACCTCGCTGCGCCGCCGCACGCTGTCGGTGATCGCCGCGCTGGGCGCGCTGGGCGTCGGCATGACCACCGTCTACCTCGGCACCCACTGGGTCAGCGATGTGCTGCTCGGCTGGGCCGCGGGGCTGCTGGTGCTGCTGGCGATGCCCTGGCTGGAGCCCGGGATCACCTGGTTCGAGGACCGCCTCATGGGCATCCTGCTGCGGCTGTGGCTGCGGCTGCGCCCCGATTCGCTGCGCGGCCCGCTGCCGGTCGGCTCGCTGGCTCCCGGGGTGTCCCGGCAGCGCATCGCCTCCGATGGCGAGGTCCTCGTCCGCGAGACGATCTCCGCGGGTACGGGCGGCCGGTCCGCCGCCCACAACCCGGACGCCTGGCCGCACCACGCCTCACGCCCGTACACCATCCGTTCGGAGCGCGCCCCGGTCACCCCTGCGGGCAGCCGGCGGCCGCCGCACGCGGACCGTTCGCGCACCACGCCGCTCAGCCCGATCTCCGGGCGCGGCCGCAACGCGAACGGCTGA
- a CDS encoding YafY family protein — protein sequence MLETSARLLRLLSLLQAHREWSGAELADRLEVTPRTVRRDIDRLRELGYPVHSARGTAGGYRLGAGAELPPLLLDDEEAVAVAVGLRTAAVGGVEGIEESSVRALAKLEQVLPHRLQRQVGALNAFTVPLSGGGGPRVDPNLLTELAHACRDCRRFRFDYTTHDGTVSRRIVEPHRLVCARRHWYLVAWDVDRADWRTYRVDRLTPTPPHGPRFTPRPPPAPDLAAYVSQGISTRVYARQAVVLLHAPLERAAERIGPAAGTLEAVDERSCLLRTGAHSLELMVLHIVLTGFDFEVREPPELLDRIREIRDRLSGALAAPPSAASPPPDGADRTRGTRNGSSEGS from the coding sequence ATGTTGGAGACCTCGGCACGTCTGCTCCGCCTGCTCTCGCTGCTGCAGGCCCACCGGGAGTGGTCCGGCGCGGAGCTCGCCGACCGGCTCGAGGTCACCCCGCGCACGGTGCGCCGGGACATCGACCGGCTGCGCGAGCTGGGCTACCCCGTGCACTCCGCGCGGGGGACGGCAGGCGGCTACCGGCTCGGCGCCGGTGCCGAGCTCCCGCCGCTGCTGCTGGACGACGAGGAGGCGGTGGCGGTCGCGGTCGGGCTGCGCACCGCCGCGGTCGGCGGCGTCGAGGGCATCGAGGAGTCCTCCGTACGCGCGCTGGCCAAGCTGGAGCAGGTGCTGCCGCACCGGCTGCAGCGCCAGGTCGGTGCGCTGAACGCCTTCACGGTCCCGCTGTCCGGCGGTGGCGGCCCCCGGGTGGACCCGAACCTCCTCACCGAGCTCGCGCACGCCTGCCGGGACTGCCGGCGGTTCCGCTTCGACTACACCACCCACGACGGCACGGTCTCCCGCCGCATCGTGGAGCCGCACCGCCTCGTCTGCGCCCGGCGCCACTGGTACCTCGTCGCCTGGGACGTGGACCGCGCGGACTGGCGTACCTACCGGGTCGACCGCCTCACCCCCACCCCGCCGCACGGGCCGCGCTTCACGCCCCGCCCACCGCCGGCCCCGGATCTCGCCGCGTATGTCTCCCAGGGCATCTCCACCCGGGTCTACGCACGGCAGGCCGTCGTGCTGCTGCACGCGCCGCTGGAGCGGGCCGCGGAGCGCATCGGCCCGGCCGCCGGGACGCTGGAAGCCGTCGACGAGCGGTCCTGTCTGCTGCGTACGGGGGCACACAGCCTGGAGCTGATGGTGCTCCACATCGTGCTGACGGGGTTCGACTTCGAGGTCCGCGAGCCGCCGGAACTGCTCGACCGCATACGGGAGATCAGGGACCGGCTCTCCGGGGCACTGGCGGCGCCGCCGTCGGCTGCTTCCCCACCTCCGGATGGTGCAGATCGAACGCGGGGGACTCGGAACGGATCTTCGGAAGGGTCGTGA
- a CDS encoding MFS transporter yields the protein MSGTTASGSGRTAGVPRLSGGGANRWTVLIVLCVSLLFVALDTTILYVAVPSVTEDLRPGPVELLWIVDVYPLIAASLLILFGTLGDRVGRRRILLLGYGLFGLASAAAALAPNPQILMVARALLGIGGAMIMPATLSILRQVFPDRRERAMAIGVWSAVAAVGAAVGPVLGGFLVENFWWGSVFLINIPMMAAMLLIGRWLLPESRGERNGPWDVIGAIVAALGVLGIVLGVKRIGSGAAVLGPTTLLPIVLGVLLLVLFVRRQRRREHPLIDMRLFARPAFGTSVGCIVLAMLALVGLQLIAVQYLQLVLGLSPLQTGLRMLPLVFAAMAAGLTGSKMLQAVGPRAMVSLGFVLTAVAVLCLTAMSSQDRPWLLSTGFVLLGFGFQSTLFGAYESMLSEAPAEQSGGAAAIGETSYQLGAGIGVALLGSVMNAAYAPGLNHVDGVPGRASASASHSLGEAYKVAVGLGEGAKAALREAARESFVRGLHVTLVASAVLLLVGAGIALRLPRRAAESTERAEADGEPAPGDGTAGAGRGSGEPAPASSGR from the coding sequence ATGTCCGGGACGACCGCGTCCGGCAGTGGACGGACGGCTGGTGTTCCCCGGCTTTCAGGCGGCGGCGCGAACCGCTGGACCGTGCTGATCGTGCTCTGCGTCAGTTTGCTCTTCGTCGCACTGGACACCACGATCCTGTACGTCGCCGTGCCCTCCGTCACCGAGGACCTGCGACCGGGCCCGGTGGAGCTCCTCTGGATCGTCGACGTCTACCCGCTGATCGCGGCCTCGCTGCTGATCCTGTTCGGCACCCTCGGCGACCGCGTCGGCCGCCGCCGCATCCTCCTTCTCGGCTACGGACTCTTCGGCCTGGCCTCGGCCGCCGCCGCGCTCGCGCCCAACCCGCAGATCCTGATGGTGGCCCGCGCCCTGCTCGGTATCGGCGGCGCCATGATCATGCCGGCCACGCTGTCGATCCTGCGGCAGGTCTTCCCCGACCGGCGCGAGCGTGCGATGGCCATCGGCGTGTGGAGCGCGGTGGCCGCGGTCGGCGCCGCGGTCGGCCCGGTCCTCGGCGGCTTCCTCGTCGAGAACTTCTGGTGGGGCTCGGTCTTCCTCATCAACATCCCGATGATGGCCGCGATGCTGCTGATAGGACGGTGGCTGCTGCCCGAATCGCGCGGGGAGCGCAACGGCCCCTGGGACGTGATCGGTGCGATCGTCGCGGCGCTCGGTGTGCTGGGCATCGTCCTCGGTGTCAAGCGGATCGGCAGCGGCGCGGCCGTGCTGGGCCCGACCACGCTCCTGCCCATCGTCCTCGGCGTGCTGCTGCTGGTCCTGTTCGTCCGCCGCCAGCGCCGGCGCGAGCACCCGCTGATCGATATGCGGCTGTTCGCCAGGCCCGCCTTCGGCACCTCCGTCGGCTGCATCGTGCTGGCCATGCTGGCCCTGGTGGGCCTGCAGTTGATCGCCGTCCAGTACCTCCAGCTCGTGCTCGGACTGAGCCCGCTGCAGACCGGTCTGCGGATGCTGCCGCTGGTCTTCGCCGCGATGGCCGCCGGCCTGACCGGCTCGAAGATGCTGCAGGCCGTCGGCCCGCGCGCCATGGTCTCCCTCGGCTTCGTGCTGACCGCCGTCGCGGTGCTCTGTCTGACCGCGATGAGCAGCCAGGACCGGCCCTGGCTGCTGTCCACGGGCTTCGTCCTGCTCGGCTTCGGCTTCCAGTCCACGCTGTTCGGGGCGTACGAGTCGATGCTCAGCGAGGCGCCCGCCGAACAGTCGGGCGGCGCCGCCGCGATCGGGGAGACCTCCTACCAACTCGGCGCGGGGATCGGTGTCGCCCTGCTCGGCAGCGTCATGAACGCCGCCTACGCCCCGGGCCTGAACCATGTCGACGGCGTCCCCGGGCGGGCCTCCGCCTCGGCCTCGCACTCCCTCGGCGAGGCCTACAAGGTGGCCGTCGGCCTGGGGGAGGGCGCCAAGGCGGCGCTGCGTGAGGCCGCCCGGGAGTCCTTCGTCCGCGGGCTGCACGTCACCCTCGTCGCCAGCGCCGTGCTGCTGCTGGTCGGTGCGGGGATCGCGCTGCGGCTGCCGCGCCGGGCGGCGGAGTCCACGGAGCGGGCCGAGGCGGACGGGGAGCCTGCTCCGGGCGACGGCACGGCCGGTGCCGGCCGCGGCAGCGGCGAGCCCGCCCCGGCGAGCTCCGGCCGCTGA
- a CDS encoding acyl-CoA dehydrogenase family protein: protein MPAKPSATSSASSAVPPFDPGDPLGLDDLLTDEDRAVRDTVRGWATDRVLPHIADWYERGELPGIRELARELGSLGALGMSLTGYGCAGASAVQYGLACLELEAADSGIRSLVSVQGSLAMYAIWRFGSEEQKQQWLPRMAAGEVIGCFGLTEPDIGSDPAAMRTHAKREGGGDWVLNGRKMWITNGSVAGVAVVWARTDDGIRGFLVPTDTPGFSAPEIKHKWSLRASVTSELVLDDVRLPADAVLPEVTGLRGPLGCLSHARYGIIWGSMGAARTSFEAALDYAKTREQFGKPIGGFQLTQAKLADMAVELHKGILLAHHLGRRMDAGRLRPEQISFGKLNNVREAIEICRTARTILGANGISLEYPVMRHATNLESVLTYEGTVEMHQLVLGKALTGLDAFR, encoded by the coding sequence ATGCCCGCAAAGCCGTCCGCCACGTCCTCGGCGTCCTCGGCGGTCCCGCCGTTCGACCCCGGCGACCCGCTGGGCCTCGACGATCTGCTGACCGACGAGGACCGTGCCGTCCGGGACACCGTCCGGGGGTGGGCCACCGACCGCGTCCTGCCGCACATCGCCGACTGGTACGAGCGCGGCGAACTGCCCGGCATCCGTGAACTCGCCCGCGAACTCGGCTCCCTGGGCGCCCTCGGGATGTCCCTGACCGGCTACGGCTGTGCGGGCGCCTCCGCCGTCCAGTACGGCCTGGCCTGCCTGGAGCTGGAGGCCGCGGATTCCGGTATCCGCTCCCTGGTCTCCGTCCAGGGCTCGCTCGCCATGTACGCGATCTGGCGGTTCGGCTCCGAGGAGCAGAAGCAGCAGTGGCTGCCCCGGATGGCTGCCGGCGAGGTCATCGGCTGCTTCGGCCTGACGGAACCGGACATCGGCTCCGACCCCGCCGCGATGCGGACGCACGCCAAGCGCGAGGGCGGCGGCGACTGGGTGCTCAACGGGCGCAAGATGTGGATCACCAACGGCTCGGTGGCCGGCGTCGCGGTGGTCTGGGCCCGGACCGACGACGGCATCCGCGGCTTCCTGGTCCCCACGGACACTCCGGGGTTCTCGGCCCCCGAGATCAAGCACAAGTGGTCCCTGCGGGCCTCGGTGACCAGCGAACTCGTCCTGGACGACGTACGGCTGCCGGCCGACGCGGTACTCCCGGAGGTCACCGGGCTGCGCGGTCCGCTCGGCTGCCTCAGCCACGCCCGCTACGGCATCATCTGGGGCTCCATGGGGGCCGCCCGCACCAGCTTCGAGGCGGCGCTGGACTACGCGAAGACGCGGGAGCAGTTCGGCAAGCCCATCGGCGGCTTCCAGCTCACCCAGGCCAAGCTCGCCGACATGGCCGTCGAACTGCACAAGGGAATTTTGCTGGCCCATCACCTGGGGCGGCGGATGGACGCGGGGCGGCTGCGCCCCGAGCAGATCAGCTTCGGGAAGCTGAACAACGTACGGGAGGCGATCGAGATCTGCCGTACGGCGCGGACGATCCTCGGGGCCAACGGGATCTCGCTGGAGTACCCCGTCATGCGGCATGCGACCAACCTGGAATCGGTGCTCACCTACGAGGGCACCGTCGAGATGCACCAACTGGTGCTCGGCAAGGCGCTCACCGGCCTGGACGCCTTCCGGTGA
- a CDS encoding I78 family peptidase inhibitor, whose product MADVPNLPDNPQDDIEAYAGLAQQDAEEQARGRGWSTVRSLPPGAIITMEYLAGRLNFEVKDGTVHRTWQG is encoded by the coding sequence ATGGCTGACGTACCGAACCTTCCGGACAACCCTCAGGACGACATCGAGGCGTATGCCGGCCTTGCTCAGCAGGACGCCGAAGAGCAGGCCAGAGGGCGCGGCTGGAGCACGGTCCGCTCGCTGCCGCCGGGCGCGATCATCACCATGGAGTACCTGGCCGGCCGGCTCAATTTCGAGGTCAAGGACGGCACGGTGCACCGCACCTGGCAGGGCTGA
- the ctaD gene encoding cytochrome c oxidase subunit I — MATDTGRAAPRPPRARRRGSVLVDWLTTTDHKKIGHLYLITAFGFFLVGGLLALVMRAELARPGLQIINAEQYNQALTMHGTIMLLLFATPAFAGFANEIMPLQIGSPDVAFPRLNMFSYWLFLFGGLIVLGSFLTPFGGPAFGWTAYAPLNSMVRSPGVGADMWIMGLALAGFGTILGAVNFITTVIVLRAPGMTMFRMPVFTWNILFTSILVLMAFPVLAAALLVLEADRQFGSVVFEAQWGGALLWQHLFWFFGHPEVYIIALPFFGIITEIIPVFSRKPIFGYVMLVGATMAITALSVMVWAHHMFATGAVLLPFFSLMSFLIAAPTGVKFFNWIGTMWHGSVSFETPMLWSVGFLVSFLFGGLTGVILASPPMDFHVTDSYFVVGHFHYVVFGTVVFATYAGFYFWWPKFTGKMLDERLGKIHFWTLFIGFHTTFLVQHWLGVEGMPRRYADYLAADGFTALNTLSTVGSFLLGLSTLPFLYNVWKTTRHGVRITADDPWGFGRSLEWATSSPPPRHNFTTLPKIRSESPAFDLHHPEVGKQPTAAPPVPRRAGP; from the coding sequence ATGGCTACGGACACCGGCCGGGCGGCCCCGCGGCCTCCCAGGGCGCGGCGCCGCGGGTCGGTGCTGGTCGACTGGCTGACGACCACCGACCACAAGAAGATCGGGCACCTCTATCTGATCACCGCGTTCGGATTCTTCCTGGTGGGCGGCCTGCTGGCGCTGGTGATGCGCGCCGAACTGGCCCGTCCGGGGCTGCAGATCATCAACGCGGAGCAGTACAACCAGGCGCTGACCATGCACGGCACGATCATGCTGCTGCTCTTCGCCACCCCCGCGTTCGCCGGTTTCGCCAACGAGATCATGCCGTTGCAGATCGGCTCGCCCGATGTGGCCTTCCCGCGGCTGAACATGTTCTCGTACTGGCTGTTCCTCTTCGGCGGCCTGATCGTGCTGGGCAGTTTCCTCACGCCGTTCGGCGGCCCGGCCTTCGGGTGGACGGCCTACGCCCCGCTGAACTCGATGGTCCGCTCCCCCGGCGTCGGCGCCGATATGTGGATCATGGGACTGGCGCTGGCCGGCTTCGGCACCATCCTCGGTGCCGTCAACTTCATCACCACGGTCATCGTGCTGCGGGCGCCCGGGATGACGATGTTCCGGATGCCGGTGTTCACCTGGAACATCCTCTTCACCTCGATCCTGGTGCTGATGGCGTTCCCCGTGCTGGCGGCGGCGCTGCTGGTGCTGGAGGCGGACCGGCAGTTCGGTTCGGTGGTGTTCGAGGCGCAGTGGGGCGGTGCGCTGCTGTGGCAGCACCTGTTCTGGTTCTTCGGCCATCCCGAGGTCTACATCATCGCGCTGCCGTTCTTCGGCATCATCACGGAGATCATCCCGGTCTTCTCCCGCAAGCCGATCTTCGGCTACGTCATGCTGGTCGGCGCGACGATGGCCATCACGGCCCTGTCGGTGATGGTCTGGGCACACCACATGTTCGCGACCGGGGCCGTGCTGCTGCCGTTCTTCTCCCTGATGTCGTTCCTGATCGCGGCCCCGACCGGGGTGAAGTTCTTCAACTGGATCGGCACCATGTGGCACGGCTCGGTGTCCTTCGAGACGCCGATGCTGTGGTCGGTCGGCTTCCTGGTGAGCTTTCTGTTCGGCGGCCTGACCGGCGTCATCCTCGCCTCCCCGCCGATGGACTTCCACGTCACCGACTCCTACTTCGTCGTCGGCCACTTCCACTACGTCGTCTTCGGAACGGTCGTCTTCGCCACGTACGCGGGCTTCTACTTCTGGTGGCCGAAATTCACCGGCAAGATGCTCGACGAGCGGCTGGGAAAGATCCACTTCTGGACATTGTTCATCGGCTTCCACACCACCTTCCTCGTCCAGCACTGGCTGGGCGTGGAAGGCATGCCGCGGCGCTATGCCGACTACCTGGCCGCCGACGGCTTCACGGCCCTGAACACCCTCTCCACCGTCGGCTCCTTCCTGCTCGGTCTGTCCACGCTGCCGTTCCTCTACAACGTCTGGAAGACCACCCGCCACGGCGTCCGGATCACCGCGGACGACCCCTGGGGCTTCGGCCGCTCCCTGGAGTGGGCGACCTCCTCGCCGCCGCCGCGGCACAACTTCACGACCCTTCCGAAGATCCGTTCCGAGTCCCCCGCGTTCGATCTGCACCATCCGGAGGTGGGGAAGCAGCCGACGGCGGCGCCGCCAGTGCCCCGGAGAGCCGGTCCCTGA
- a CDS encoding transglycosylase family protein produces the protein MSDNSSAPRRFVGSVGLLTAAAAALVLCLPGDAAADGTGGGPGGKATHACADDQWPWGCLAECESSGDWHVNTGNTFYGGLQFWQPTWEAFGGLDFAERADLATRKEQIKIAKRVQAAQGWGAWPVCARRYGLLAPARTHVVRSGETLGEIAEKYRVKGGWKALYSANRSTIGPDPGKLLAGTELRLPEAPKKHSRPAYDD, from the coding sequence ATGTCGGACAACTCTTCGGCGCCTCGGCGCTTCGTGGGATCCGTCGGGCTGCTCACCGCGGCGGCCGCGGCCCTGGTGCTGTGCCTGCCCGGCGATGCCGCCGCCGACGGGACCGGCGGCGGCCCCGGCGGCAAGGCCACGCACGCCTGCGCAGACGACCAGTGGCCATGGGGCTGCCTCGCGGAGTGCGAGAGCAGCGGGGACTGGCACGTCAACACCGGCAATACCTTCTACGGCGGGCTGCAGTTCTGGCAGCCCACCTGGGAGGCCTTCGGCGGCCTCGACTTCGCGGAGCGGGCCGACCTCGCCACCCGCAAGGAGCAGATCAAGATCGCGAAGCGGGTGCAGGCCGCCCAGGGGTGGGGCGCCTGGCCGGTGTGCGCCCGGCGTTACGGGCTGCTCGCCCCCGCGCGGACCCATGTCGTACGGAGCGGGGAGACGCTGGGCGAGATCGCCGAGAAGTACCGGGTGAAGGGCGGCTGGAAGGCGCTGTACAGCGCCAACCGCTCGACCATCGGACCGGACCCCGGCAAGCTGCTGGCCGGCACCGAGCTGCGGCTCCCGGAGGCGCCGAAGAAGCACTCCCGTCCGGCTTACGACGACTGA
- a CDS encoding cell division protein SepF, with protein sequence MGSVRKASAWLGLVDDSDDERYYDDDYAEGPDAGDSGDSPWVTDPRVRVADETAQDQGTRIATVTPESFRDARGIGELFRDGVPVIVNLTAMEPSDAKRVVDFAAGLTFGLRGSIERVATRVFLLTPADYKVVSGEARAHRNGGFFNQS encoded by the coding sequence ATGGGATCGGTGCGCAAGGCGAGCGCCTGGCTTGGCCTCGTCGACGACAGTGATGACGAGCGCTACTACGACGACGACTACGCCGAGGGACCCGATGCCGGCGACTCGGGTGACAGCCCCTGGGTCACCGACCCCCGGGTCCGGGTGGCCGACGAGACCGCCCAGGACCAGGGCACCCGCATCGCCACGGTCACCCCGGAGAGCTTCCGGGACGCCCGCGGCATCGGCGAACTCTTCCGGGACGGCGTCCCTGTGATCGTCAACCTGACGGCCATGGAGCCCTCCGACGCCAAGCGGGTGGTGGACTTCGCGGCCGGTCTGACGTTCGGTCTGCGTGGTTCGATCGAGCGGGTCGCCACCCGGGTGTTCCTGCTGACCCCCGCCGACTACAAGGTCGTCAGCGGCGAGGCCCGCGCCCACCGCAACGGCGGTTTCTTCAACCAGAGTTGA